The Neurospora crassa OR74A linkage group I, whole genome shotgun sequence genome segment CGTGATGGATCTGAAGCCGTTCGAGTCCTGTCGGAGATGCCGAGAAGGAAGCAAATGCAAAGATGCCTCTGCGACTTGGGTGTGGCAGTCCTGATCGTCAAATGGTATGTGACGGCAGCAACTGATCCCTTTTGACACGGGCAAGATGACAAGCTTTCACTGGCAGTGTTAAATGCCCTTGGACAGCAGACGGTGCCGATGATCAGGATTTGAGTATCCTTCACCCAATGAGGGTTGGTAGGATTCAACTGGGCGTCAAGCAGCAGTGTTGGCGAGATGTTACACCTCAACCGATTGCAACTTGGGCTTTGCTTCCCCAATGTGGACTAGAATTTGTTAGAACGAATGAACGGCGGACGTTGCTAAGGAATGTGGTTGGAACGAAGTGGAATTCAGTCCGACGACCGTGCCTCGCCGTACAATGAACGTTATGGCCACCGGCGAGTTAACTCGCTCTGATAGCGTGGTGAGAATCCGACGACGCGGGGAACAAGATCAAGGGTCGACTTCGACCAGAAGCTACGGGCACTTGCCTGTTCGTAACACACGAGGCAAGGAGAATACTCACGGTTGAGGCTGGGTTGGCGACCACGGTCACAAGTGAGTGCCGGGGTCGAGAAGTACGAAGTAGAGGTTGAACGCAATCTATCTCGAAAAGAAGGtttggagatggatggaggggTGAAGTTGTGCAATGGAGGTTGAAGGGTGAAGGAGAGAGACGTGGTGTGGAAGGAGATGCGCGTTGGTGGGTCCACACTTAAGGTTCCCAAGCCAAAGGCGGTCAGACGATCTACGCAGGGGTGGAGGCGGCAGAATTCGAATCTCTGTTTTCTCAGGGCAGGGTCGAGGGTCCGGGAGTTGGCAGGTGCGCTGCTGCCCGCGTTATTGCAGTGGTGTTCAGCGGACTTTCGGGCAGGCTCCAGCACTGGAGCTCGACCGGATTGCAGGCGCGCAAACTGCAGCACGGCAGGCAGACCTCGAGTCCCAAGTGCaaatctacctctaggtacctacctaggtagaggtacctagaggtacgcTCCCGTCCAGTGCCCGATGGTGGGGCTTTCAACTTTCACCTTCAGTCTTGATTACACCAAGGgcagcaggcaggcaggtgcGCGATCCAGTAAAACTGCGTGGTGATATTGAAGGAAGTTGAAAGAGACGACTGAGGGGACTTTTACATAGCCCTGATCATACCCTCTCGAATGTTGGTCGGGAcattcatcttcatcgttgCATGAAATTTGACGGATTTCACAATCAATGACCGCCAAAATAATCATTATCTGATATCGTCAAAGACCGCAGAATTTCCGCCCCCCGTCAAAACTTTTTGCATGCATTAACATTCAACAACACTACATATCGATCCATGTCCGGACCGATGTGTATTTTCTTGTGAGCATTCGATTCGGTCTCCTCTCACACAACCACTTACATACGGTCGTCACATTTCGCCCAAAACGGTCACCACACCACTCACTACATCCAGCTGAGAGTGTGTCCAGTAACAATCCATACCACCATCCATACGTTTAGTCTGGTGCAAACCCCAACTTGAGAAGGAAGAGCTCAGCTGTACGGCACAAGGACCCTTCTCACGCTACAATGTTCATTACTGTTCGTAAACTTTCATCTTTCCAGTGCGTTTGCAGTTCATAATCGAATGGAGTCTAATATCAGATAGACGAAAATCGCCGACTTGGTGCAGATTGCACCCGAGGACTTCAGCAAAGAGAGTTTTGTCGCGATTGAAGACAACATCAACGCCAAATATGCAAACAAGGTGGGCAACAACATCTTTGAACAGGCCCACGGAATCACCCATCTAATCGCTGTCTTGGCCTACAGGTGGTACAGAAAGTCGGCCTTTTCGTCTGCTTGTGGGATGTCACTTGGACATCAGAAGGTCAGATAGGTCATGGCAGTGGTTTAGTCAACGTGAACGGTATGATGAAATTCGTATCCTAGTGCTCTCCTGTCATCACTGACATGTTATGCAGTTGAGTTCGAGATGGTGGTCTTCAGGCCATTCAAGCACGAAGTCATTCTCGCACGCATCACCCACCAGACCGAGGAAGGCATATACCGTCAGTTCCATCCTTCAATCCCCGTCTCTGTCATTTTTAGTTCACTGTCTTGAGCCTAACACGTCTGTTCTCCTGCAGTTGGCATGGACTTCTTTAATGATATCTTTGTTCCCGCCGCGGAGCTGCCGGACAACTCAGAGTTGTGAGTACCAGCTCATTTCCCATGGCGTCTTTCCGGGACATGCTAACATCTCATCCTCAGCGACACAACCGAGAAGGTCTGGGTatggaaggaagaaggccaGGAGCTGTACTTTGACAACAACGAGATGGTCCGTTTCCGAGTTATCGGCGAGGAGTGGCACGACCAAACACCAACAGGCCCGGTGGAAGTCGACCAGACTGCAAACCAGCTCCTACCGCCATATAAGATCACGGGTTCcatgaaggaaggaggactGGGATGCTGTCTGTGGTGGGAGTAGAATGGCCCACTCCGTCACGTAGGCGAGAGAATCAAGGCCTAGACCAAGCATTGGGAGGGGCGTTTTATGTTGTTATCCAATTATATTTCTTCACCCTAAACTGATCACGGCGTGTAGAATTTTCGTGGTCTGGTTTCGAGGCATCTCAGGTTAGGCCGTTTGTTCAGTTTATACCGTAATGCCCTCAAGAAGACGCTCCTCAACATTGTCGAGGACCGAGTAATGCTCGATAACCGCGAGgttctcggcctcggccttgAACTGCTTATCGGGATCGACGCCGGGGCCGAACATTTGGGGTGCCGCGCCCATCCCTCCCATCTGCTGAGCCATTTGGCTTGCAGCTGTCACAAACCATCAATACTGGAACTCAAAGTAATCAAAGAGTTAACAACACTTACCATTATCGCTGCCGAGCAAGAAGTTAAAGACGGATTGAAGACCGAAGATACAGAGGAAGTACCAGCTGATGCTGGACATCCATCTGGGATCCATATCCTTGGTCATGACACCTGCCTGAAGCATGCTCTTGAACTTGATAGTCAAAGGGAAAGGCAGTTTCACTAACACCTCGTTAGCCACCATAACGCTCCTACCACGGAGAAGACCCGATCAAACCACATACTGATAACGTAACCACTGAAGAACGCATTAATCCAGCTCATAATCAGCGTGTTGGGGATAATCATGGCCATCTGGTTCTTCATCATGCCCATCATGCCCTCCATTGAGCTTGGATCGCTCAGTGGGTTGGGCTGGCCCTGTCCGGCGCGCTCAGGGTCCTTGAGGTAGGCGCCCGACTCGAAGGCTGTGACGAGGGCATCGCGGCGTGTGGCGAACGACTTCTTGGAGAGGGCGTGGAAGTTTCCGCGCAAGTTGATTCCATGGAGAAGGGAGCGCTGTTCGCGGATGGCCTTCTGATCGAGCTTCTTGGGGGCGGATTGCATCAACACACTCGCATAGTGTCGGAGTACACCCGTCAGGATCTACGTTGTCGAATGAAGTGTTAGATGATGAACTCGTGTTTCATTGGAAAACCTCAAGGCCATATTCAGGATCGGTCGGTTCGTACCATGACAATCGTGATGGGGAAGAGGATCCAGTAGCTATCAACACCTAGCAGTCAGCAATTGGACTTCCTAACTTGTCTTTCGTGGCTTAGCAGCGCATTTGGGAGGCGCTCACAATAACTGGGGATCCCTATGGATCGTTTGGACCGGAACTTGGGCCATTGTCGCGATATCTGTTGAAAACCGTTGGCAGACAAGTTTGTTGATATCACACGGAAGGCTGCTGTGAGATCggatgtcgtcgttgtctcAACATCCAACGTCCAAGTCGCTGTTGACCGCGGGCGGGACGGGGCGCTACTGAACCCTGTCAATCATTGCATCAGCTCCCAGCGCCCGTGTCTTCTTTAAGAGgcacgtaggtaggtaggtaggtacgtacctatctTCTCGGAGCTTGTGCACTGACCAGAATGCCGCTTTATCATCGCTTATCGTGCCTGCCGGCGCAACAGGACCATTCCACCAAGGTGGCCTTTCCCTGCCTGCAATCAATGTCCCGGTCAAGCACCTCTTTGGCTTCACGTTGTGGGAGCTTTCATTGACTTTCAGCTTTCCTCCCATTTCAACCACTTTTCTCGCACATCGCCAGCATCATATCATTCAACTACTAGTAGACCTCTGACAACATCCATAGGGACAGTCCGTCCCTAGATCATTGAAGCAAGATGGCGTCAACAGAAAAGATCACGGTCTACAACGTAGCCGGTAAGCACTTACACGAACCATTGCGATCTATCCATGCACGTACTATGGTAACTAACACTCGTGTTCGCAGATCTCCGAGCAACAACCGACGACGCCCTCGTCAACTACCTCAACAGTCTCGGCCTCGTGCAATCCCACACTTTACTCGACACCCGTCTCGCCCTAGGCTTCTcggccttcctcctctccgccgcGTGTTTCGCGTGGGACTACAAGTTCGGCTTCGAATCCACCAAGCAATACACTTTGATCGCCGTGATCCTCTACACTTTACTCAATGGCGCCCTGACGTACTGGATCATGTTCGTCGAGCGGGGAACCATCTACGTCGGCTCGACCAAGGACGGCAAGACGCGGGTCAGATTGATTAGCGATAGCAAGAAGCCCCAGCAAAAGGGGGAGGCGCCGTTGTATAAGTTGAGGGTGGATGTGGAAGACGTTAAAacgggaaagaaggagaagattgaACTGGAGAGGAAGTTCAGCGAGTGGTTCGATGCTAGTGGACGGTTTGTCGCTGCGCCGTTCCAGACGGTCTTGGCGCAGAGAATTCCGTTGGTGGGGAAGTTGGATCCCAAGagggctgttgttgctgctgctccttcttctgaaCAGAATGTCATACGGGAACAGTTTGCGGAAACGCCAGGCTATACGGCGGAGATTCTGGATGCTATTGCTAGTGGCTTGGGGGAGAGCTCGACTACTacggcggcgacgacgggGTCTAGTGCGAATCAGGATGctgggaagaagagaaggaaataGAGATACTGTCGCTTTCAACCGTACCATTTTGACGTGGCGCATGGTTGTACTTAggcaagaaagggaaagagtgGTCGCCAAATTTTGGCCAGCGTTGCTTTCACCTTCGTTATATCGGTTGCGTCGTCCGCGAATAGTCTGATAGCATGGTATCTTTACTTCATAGCGATTGTATGTCGTGTTCTTGTTTTGTTTCCAGGCTGAAGTCGGACTAATGACTGGACTAGACGGCCTTCGAGAAGCAGTCAAAACTTGTTAATTGGGCGCGAGTCTGCTTGCTTCGGTACCCATACGCTCAGCGGAGAGCTGTCTCGATGAAAGAATAGAACCATTTTCCATATGATCACCACTATGCCTCGTTTTGAGAATCCATACATCGTCACTCTGTCACCTTGTCACCTTCGAAGAGTATCAGGGCATAACTTGAGGAATAAAAAAAACTCCGTTGATCCCAATCCGCCCCAGGCTCTAACCACTATGCATGCCTTGACGGCCCATATATCTATGAATGCATCATATTCCTTTACCCCTGCCTACCCAGTCGATCATCCATATGTCCTGATCCCTAAGCATCTCTCAACCTCTGACCTCCCTCATTCTACACCACCTTGGCCCAGTTCTCCCTAGCAAGCAACGCCACCTTCCTCGCCTCTCTGCTCTTATCTCCACTAGCCGTGGCCAGCATTCTCTGCATCGGCAGCGCATATGCCAACAGATGCCTCTCCTCAAACTTCTTCGGGATCGCCCCCAAAAGCTGCAGCGTTAACTTCCTCACGGCCGCCAGAGCTCTCGCCACGTTCCCCTTACTCGTGTTCTTGGCCGCCTCTTCGTACGTCTTCATCCCCGCAGTGATGATCGCCTTCAGATGTCCCTTGAGCGCCTCGGGCTCGTTTGCGAGGATTTCGACGAGGACTTCAAGAGAAGTGGCCACCTGCGGTTGGGTGATGTCCCCGGAAACGGAGGAGTTGTTGAGGGCAGTGATGAGCAGTCGGACCAAGTGGCTGAGGTCTTCTTGGTAGACTTCAAAGGGACAGTTGCTGACGAGCGAGAGGATGGCAGTGGTGTAGCGGCCCGCGGCGAAGGCGGTGTCTTCGTCGCCTGTGGGTAGGGCCAGGTCGTAGAGGGGTTTGGCGAAGTGCGTGTAGGCCCACTGCTTGTAGAAGCGCTTGACGACTGCGTGGTTTTCGGGACTCAAAAGCTCGTTGGTCTTGACGAGACCGCCGATGGTGCGGGCGACGATGGCGCCGTTGGGGCCAGGGCTGGCAATGGCCTCGTGCAGGATGGGGACCAGGGCCAGGACGTTCTTGTCCTGGCGGGCACAGGCGCCGGCGAGAGTGTGCATGGCTACGGTGTTGTAGACTTCGAAGATGGCTGGGTCGGTGTCATCGGTTGTTGTGGCGGTCTTGATTTGCTCGCCCCAGAAGTTGAGGACACGCTTCATGGTTTCGGACTCAGGGTCGAAGGTTGACTGGCCGCCCTTGTACTTGTTGGCTAGAACGGCGCAGATGGTACCGCGGATTTCGCCGACTGCCAGCAGAACGGTAGCCATTCTCGACGTGTCGCATATGAAGGTCTCGGCGATACCCTGTGGTGCGTACTAGAAGGGATGTCAGTGCAAAGGTTGACAGGAAGAAGGGCATCACGATGCTACGTACCAGTTCGGCCATTGCTGCGGGACGGAGCCCTTGAAGAATTCCGAGGATGAGCAACTTCCTGAAAGGCGCAATCGAGCTCGGCCCAGACGGTGAGAGGTTCTCgggggagaagaagttgaaggcATTTTGGGCCAAGTTGCAGGACTTTTGCAGGTTCTCGTCGAGACTACGCACCACGAGTGCTGCCAGGTTGGCCGCTTGGGCAAACACTCGCTCGCTCCAAGGAGCTTGCTTTCCGTAAGCAGCCTCTCTGTAAAGATGTCTGACGATGAACAAACAGATCCTGAGAAACTCGCGGTAGACCTCGgggtcatcctcctcaattACCACCTCGGACGAGCCATCCTCTCGTTGCAGCTGGTGCAGCCAGTCCTTCGATAGACCTTTGAATTCCTCGAGCCAGTTCCTGTCACTGCCTGAATACGCTTCCAACACCTTTGGCTCGAACTTCTCGAAACAAGCGTCGCGGAAGTGAAGGATACCGCCATGTA includes the following:
- a CDS encoding DNA-directed RNA polymerase III polypeptide, with translation MFITTKIADLVQIAPEDFSKESFVAIEDNINAKYANKVVQKVGLFVCLWDVTWTSEGQIGHGSGLVNVNVEFEMVVFRPFKHEVILARITHQTEEGIYLGMDFFNDIFVPAAELPDNSEFDTTEKVWVWKEEGQELYFDNNEMVRFRVIGEEWHDQTPTGPVEVDQTANQLLPPYKITGSMKEGGLGCCLWWE
- a CDS encoding DUF850 domain-containing protein: MAQVPVQTIHRDPQLFYWILFPITIVMILTGVLRHYASVLMQSAPKKLDQKAIREQRSLLHGINLRGNFHALSKKSFATRRDALVTAFESGAYLKDPERAGQGQPNPLSDPSSMEGMMGMMKNQMAMIIPNTLIMSWINAFFSGYVIMKLPFPLTIKFKSMLQAGVMTKDMDPRWMSSISWYFLCIFGLQSVFNFLLGSDNAASQMAQQMGGMGAAPQMFGPGVDPDKQFKAEAENLAVIEHYSVLDNVEERLLEGITV